Proteins encoded in a region of the Drosophila sechellia strain sech25 chromosome 2L, ASM438219v1, whole genome shotgun sequence genome:
- the LOC6614662 gene encoding tyrosine-protein kinase Drl, whose translation MAPNLLTIGLLLTLIASGQAHLNIFLNLHEVLRLIGVSAELYYVREGAINDYALNFAVPVPANISDVTFTWQSLVDHPLPYSINIATSDTEVLPRPILNISRIGDVPMEPQTWGIALKCSGTRNAEVTVTINVEVILDRATNNNTNLIFKRKKICLREEQDSAHEEYDDDDLDLLQTARKGHGGDIHYVDRNDEHVVANGHQAPEKQRPVVTESPVGRGNSGGSKRDFDPMLRENLVPPASGLVTLIVGGILALVLVSTLILIAYCAKGPSKRHPSNGVHLIKTSSFQRLPTISSTAHNSIYVCPSTITPTYATLTRPFREYEHEPEEFNRRLQELTVQKCRVRLSCLVQEGNFGRIYRGTYNDCQEVLVKTVAQHASQLQVNLLLQESMMLYEASHPNVLSVLGISIEDYATPFVLYAATGSVRNLKSFLQDPSYARSVTTIQTVLMGSQLAMAMEHLHNHGVIHKDIAARNCVIDDQLRVKLTDSALSRDLFPGDYNSLGDGEYRPIKWLSLEALQKSHYNEGSDVWSFGVLMWEMCTLGKLPYAEIDPYEMEHYLKDGYRLAQPFNCPDELFTIMAYCWASMPAERPSFSQLQICLSEFHTQITRYV comes from the exons GAGTCTCGGCGGAGCTTTACTACGTGCGGGAGGGCGCCATTAACGACTACGCCTTGAACTTCGCCGTGCCCGTGCCGGCGAACATCAGTGACGTGACCTTCACGTGGCAGTCCCTGGTGGACCATCCGCTGCCTTACAGCATCAACATCGCCACATCGGACACGGAGGTGTTGCCGCGTCCCATTCTGAACATATCCCGGATCGGTGATGTGCCCATGGAGCCGCAGACATGGGGCATTGCGCTCAAGTGCTCGGGCACCAGGAATGCCGAGGTTACGGTCACCATAAATGTGGAGGTGATCCTGGATCGGGCGACCAACAACAATACGAATCTAATCTTCAAGAGGAAGAAGATCTGCTTGAGGGAGGAACAGGACAGTGCGCACGAGGAGtacgacgacgacgacttGGACTTGCTGCAAACGGCGCGTAAGGGACATGGCGGAGATATTCACTATGTGGATCGCAACGATGAGCATGTGGTCGCCAATGGACACCAGGCACCGGAGAAGCAACGACCGGTGGTCACAGAGTCGCCAGTGGGCCGTGGAAACTCGGGTGGATCGAAGCGCGACTTTGACCCGATGCTGAGGGAGAACCTGGTGCCACCGGCCAGTGGCCTGGTCACCCTAATTGTGGGTGGCATCCTGGCCCTGGTGCTCGTTTCCACCCTCATCCTGATAGCCTACTGTGCCAAGGGCCCCTCCAAGCGACATCCCTCGAACGGAGTGCATCTCATTAAGACCTCGAGCTTCCAGAGACTGCCCACCATATCGTCGACTGCCCACAACTCGATCTACGTCTGCCCATCGACCATCACTCCCACATATGCTACGCTGACGCGGCCCTTTCGCGAATATGAGCATGAGCCTGAGGAGTTCAACCGCCGTCTCCAAGAGCTGACAGTCCAGAAGTGCCGCGTCCGGCTCTCCTGCCTCGTCCAGGAGGGAAACTTTGGGCGAATCTATCGCGGCACTTATAACGATTGCCAGGAGGTATTGGTCAAGACTGTGGCTCAGCACGCCAGCCAGCTGCAAGTGAATCTGCTGCTCCAGGAGTCCATGATGCTGTACGAGGCCTCGCATCCGAATGTCCTCTCCGTTCTGGGCATCTCCATCGAGGACTATGCCACGCCCTTTGTGCTCTATGCCGCCACCGGTAGTGTGAGGAATCTGAAGAGCTTCCTGCAGGATCCGTCGTACGCCAGGAGCGTCACCACCATCCAGACGGTGCTCATGGGCTCACAACTGGCCATGGCCATGGAGCATCTGCACAACCACGGCGTCATCCACAAGGACATTGCGGCCAGAAACTGTGT TATTGATGATCAACTTCGAGTTAAGCTCACTGACAGTGCTTTGAGTCGCGATCTCTTCCCGGGTGACTACAATTCTCTGGGCGATGGCGAGTACCGACCCATCAAGTGGCTGTCCTTGGAGGCCCTGCAGAAGTCCCATTACAACGAGGGCAGTGATGTTTGGTCCTTCGGCGTTCTCATGTGGGAAATGTGCACTCTGGGTAAACTGCCCTACGCTGAAATCGATCCCTATGAGATGGAGCACTATCTCAAGGATGGATACAGACTGGCCCAGCCATTCAACTGTCCCGATGAGCT CTTCACCATTATGGCCTATTGTTGGGCCTCCATGCCAGCTGAGCGACCTTCGTTCAGCCAGCTGCAGATCTGCCTATCGGAGTTCCATACCCAGATTACCAGATATGTTTAA